One window from the genome of Nitrosomonas sp. Is35 encodes:
- a CDS encoding VirB4 family type IV secretion/conjugal transfer ATPase, whose amino-acid sequence MIAAISILIAICGAILLLMLFIRIRDADKEQKLDRHRSREMGFADLLVYAAVVEEGVIVGKNGSLMAAWIFRGEDTASSTDAEREHVSHRINQALSRLGNGWMIHVDAIRKPSQGYSDKATSNYPDPVTAAIDAERREVFEKIGTLYESCFIVTLTYLPPILAQRKFVELMFDDDSKAQDEDARTQGLLDYFKRECLNFESRLSSVFTLSRLQGKKEVNEDGSTVIHDDFLSWLQLCITGLDHPVALPTNPMYLDTILGGQEMWGGVVPKIGRNFMQVVSIEGFPLESSPGMLNLLSELPGVYRWSSRFIFMDTHEAVSHLDTYRRRWKQKVRGFFDQVFNLQSSHIDEDALNMTEDAQSAIAETNSGMVGQGYYTSVVVLMMEDRDALEEAGRKVEKAINHLGFAARVETINTMDAYLGSLPGHGVENVRRPLINTLNLADLLPVNTIWTGKEIAPCPMYPPNSPPLMHCVTQGATPFRLNLHVRDLGHTFMFGPTGAGKSTHLALIAAQLRRYRDMSIYCFDKGLSMYPLTRAVGGQHFTVAGDDESLSFCPLQFLDSKSDRAWAMEWVAMMVELNGITVTPMQRNEISQAISNMHHSGSRTLSDFVVTIQSEAIRECLRQYTIDGMMGHLLDAEADGLNLSTFTTFEIEELMNLGDKYALPTLLYLFRRIERSLQGQPAAIILDEAWLMMGHPVFRAKIREWLKVMRKNNCLVLMATQSLSDAANSGILDVIVESTATKIFLPNVFARDEEASALYRRMGLNSRQIEILASAVPKREYYTVSENGRRLYDLALGPLALAFVGSTDKESIATIKALHQKYGDGWVHQWLALRGLTLSDYEVAA is encoded by the coding sequence ATGATTGCCGCGATTTCCATCCTCATTGCGATCTGTGGCGCCATCCTACTACTTATGCTGTTTATCCGCATCCGTGATGCGGATAAAGAACAGAAACTGGATCGGCACCGATCGAGAGAGATGGGCTTTGCTGATCTGTTGGTGTATGCGGCTGTAGTGGAAGAGGGCGTCATCGTCGGCAAGAATGGTTCACTGATGGCTGCCTGGATATTTCGAGGCGAAGATACTGCAAGCAGCACCGATGCTGAGCGCGAGCACGTGTCGCATCGTATCAATCAGGCGCTGTCCCGATTGGGCAATGGCTGGATGATTCATGTCGATGCGATACGCAAGCCTTCGCAGGGTTATTCTGACAAAGCAACTTCAAATTATCCTGATCCGGTGACTGCTGCCATCGATGCCGAACGGCGTGAGGTTTTTGAGAAGATTGGCACGCTCTATGAGAGTTGTTTTATTGTCACACTGACCTATCTGCCGCCAATACTCGCACAGCGCAAATTCGTGGAACTGATGTTCGACGATGACAGCAAAGCACAGGATGAGGACGCCAGAACGCAAGGTCTGCTCGACTATTTTAAGCGTGAGTGCCTCAATTTCGAATCCCGATTATCCAGCGTCTTCACATTATCGCGGCTCCAGGGGAAAAAAGAGGTCAATGAAGACGGCTCGACCGTCATCCATGACGATTTCCTGAGCTGGTTGCAGCTGTGTATCACCGGGCTTGATCATCCGGTTGCTTTGCCAACCAACCCCATGTACTTGGATACGATTTTGGGTGGTCAGGAGATGTGGGGCGGGGTCGTGCCTAAGATTGGTCGCAATTTCATGCAAGTGGTCTCGATTGAAGGCTTTCCGCTTGAATCATCGCCCGGCATGCTGAACCTTTTATCAGAATTGCCAGGCGTCTATCGCTGGTCATCGCGCTTCATCTTCATGGATACCCATGAAGCGGTCTCTCATCTGGATACATACCGTCGCCGCTGGAAACAGAAGGTGCGCGGTTTTTTTGATCAGGTCTTCAATTTGCAGAGCAGCCATATCGATGAAGATGCCCTCAACATGACTGAAGATGCCCAGTCGGCCATTGCTGAAACCAATAGCGGGATGGTAGGGCAGGGGTACTATACCAGTGTCGTGGTACTGATGATGGAAGACCGGGACGCATTGGAAGAAGCAGGGCGTAAAGTTGAAAAAGCGATCAATCATCTGGGCTTTGCCGCGAGGGTTGAAACCATCAATACGATGGATGCGTATCTGGGCAGCCTGCCGGGCCATGGGGTAGAAAATGTACGCCGCCCGCTCATCAACACGTTGAATCTGGCCGATCTGCTGCCGGTCAATACGATTTGGACTGGCAAGGAAATAGCGCCTTGTCCGATGTATCCACCCAATTCCCCGCCACTGATGCACTGTGTCACCCAAGGCGCCACACCCTTCCGGTTAAATCTGCATGTGCGCGACCTGGGGCATACGTTCATGTTTGGCCCAACCGGAGCGGGAAAATCCACGCATCTAGCACTCATTGCTGCGCAATTGCGCCGCTACAGGGATATGTCGATTTATTGCTTCGATAAGGGGCTATCGATGTATCCGCTGACGCGCGCGGTTGGTGGTCAGCATTTTACAGTCGCGGGGGATGATGAATCGTTATCCTTTTGTCCGTTGCAGTTCCTGGATTCTAAAAGTGACCGCGCCTGGGCGATGGAATGGGTTGCGATGATGGTCGAACTCAACGGTATTACGGTGACGCCAATGCAGCGCAATGAAATCAGCCAGGCCATTAGTAACATGCATCACAGCGGCTCCAGAACGTTATCGGATTTTGTTGTGACGATCCAGAGTGAGGCGATACGTGAGTGCCTTCGGCAGTATACGATCGATGGGATGATGGGGCATTTGCTCGATGCGGAAGCCGACGGGTTGAATTTGTCGACGTTTACGACTTTCGAGATCGAGGAACTCATGAATCTCGGTGATAAATATGCGCTGCCAACCTTACTATATTTGTTCCGACGCATCGAGCGCAGCTTACAAGGTCAGCCTGCCGCGATCATACTCGATGAAGCCTGGCTGATGATGGGTCACCCGGTCTTTCGCGCAAAAATTCGCGAATGGCTCAAAGTCATGCGCAAAAACAATTGCCTGGTGTTGATGGCAACGCAAAGCTTATCGGATGCCGCTAACAGCGGCATTCTCGATGTCATTGTTGAATCCACCGCCACCAAAATATTCCTGCCGAACGTTTTTGCGCGTGATGAGGAAGCATCCGCTCTTTACCGGCGTATGGGCTTAAATTCCCGCCAGATCGAGATTCTGGCATCCGCCGTGCCTAAACGAGAGTATTACACGGTGTCGGAGAATGGCAGACGGCTCTACGATTTGGCGCTTGGGCCATTGGCGCTGGCGTTTGTCGGGTCGACCGACAAGGAATCGATTGCGACCATTAAAGCTTTGCATCAGAAGTATGGCGATGGCTGGGTGCATCAATGGCTGGCTTTGAGGGGATTAACATTATCTGACTATGAGGTGGCCGCATGA
- a CDS encoding VirB8/TrbF family protein, giving the protein MSVISDFFKFRSASGNESDQQIRQTDVFLQGGRRAGENENPYLSARRTWNDHMRGIQSSRTMWQLLALLCLLIALAAVGGVIAIGSQSKFIPYVVQVNKLGEAIAVSRADIAGETDPRVVHASLASFINDLRMVTPDVALQRKAIFRAYAMLSNNDPATAKANQWFNGSELSSPFKRAETQTVNVEIISVIPQSPETWQVDWLEKVYDRQGHLAEQPFKMRALLRIYNKPTTPSTTEEQIRNNPLGIYIQDFSWSKQT; this is encoded by the coding sequence ATGAGCGTGATCAGTGATTTCTTTAAATTCAGAAGCGCATCTGGAAACGAATCAGATCAGCAAATTCGGCAGACCGATGTGTTTTTACAAGGCGGCCGCAGAGCCGGTGAAAACGAAAACCCTTACCTATCGGCGAGGCGTACCTGGAATGACCACATGCGCGGGATACAGTCTTCGCGCACGATGTGGCAGTTATTGGCGCTCTTGTGTTTACTGATTGCACTCGCTGCGGTAGGCGGCGTCATTGCGATCGGCAGTCAATCCAAATTTATTCCCTACGTGGTACAGGTTAACAAGCTCGGTGAAGCGATTGCGGTATCGCGTGCGGATATTGCGGGGGAGACGGATCCGCGGGTGGTGCATGCTTCACTAGCCTCCTTCATCAATGATCTGCGCATGGTCACACCCGATGTAGCGTTGCAACGCAAAGCCATCTTTAGAGCGTATGCCATGCTGTCCAATAATGATCCCGCCACGGCAAAAGCCAACCAGTGGTTCAATGGCAGCGAATTAAGCAGTCCTTTCAAACGCGCAGAAACCCAGACGGTGAATGTCGAGATCATCTCGGTGATCCCACAGAGTCCGGAAACCTGGCAGGTCGATTGGCTGGAAAAAGTCTATGACCGGCAAGGCCACTTGGCAGAGCAACCGTTCAAGATGCGAGCGTTGCTTCGAATCTACAACAAACCGACGACCCCAAGCACGACTGAAGAGCAGATCCGCAACAACCCGCTGGGAATTTATATCCAGGATTTCTCCTGGTCGAAACAAACCTAA
- a CDS encoding conjugal transfer protein TrbH, translating to MMVQKINQSHRLLALLLVSMLLNGCATTQYGNFIQNPSQDANQIMATDAATQIVRLYPAATTQFSIGHVVNDTFGQTLIEKLRIAGFAVQEAAEPSIEQSLFAVPQPREEQKAGIRLSYIVDQSDNLYHANLLIDDTRLSRAFIARADSVRPAGLWVKRE from the coding sequence ATGATGGTACAAAAAATTAATCAATCTCACCGTTTATTGGCTCTTTTACTGGTGTCGATGTTACTGAATGGCTGTGCAACGACGCAATATGGCAATTTCATTCAGAATCCCTCCCAAGACGCGAACCAGATCATGGCTACTGATGCCGCAACTCAGATTGTTCGGCTATATCCAGCTGCCACGACACAATTCTCGATAGGCCATGTAGTTAATGACACTTTTGGTCAGACGCTGATTGAAAAGCTCCGCATAGCCGGGTTTGCGGTGCAGGAAGCGGCTGAACCATCTATTGAGCAATCCTTGTTTGCTGTGCCTCAACCGCGAGAAGAACAAAAAGCAGGTATCCGGTTGAGTTATATCGTTGATCAGTCAGATAATTTGTACCATGCCAACCTGTTGATTGACGATACGCGCTTATCGCGAGCTTTCATTGCTCGGGCCGACAGTGTTCGTCCTGCAGGTTTGTGGGTTAAGAGAGAGTAG
- the trbG gene encoding P-type conjugative transfer protein TrbG: MGALIFTFAWAAPIHANGLSEAYFTEKSPQLTPQERAAIGLAKKWQAANPTGVKPVAGPDGSIRFLFGSQQPSIVCAVLQVCDIELQAGEQVNSIHLGDQARWLVEPAVTGQGISEVQHLIVKPLDVGLETSLVVTTNRRTYHLRLRSHRRDFMPRVGFTYPEDALAKWDAMKSRESHALDIKRSRTMPETGEYLGNLDFAYSVDGSAAWKPVRVYNDGQKTIIQMPSIMAQTEAPTLLLLNREGGLFRDDETVMVNYRLQGDRYIVDAVFDRAILIAGVGGNQSRVMISRGN, encoded by the coding sequence ATGGGTGCGCTTATCTTTACGTTTGCATGGGCCGCTCCTATTCACGCCAATGGTTTGTCTGAAGCCTACTTTACCGAAAAAAGCCCCCAGCTCACGCCACAGGAACGTGCAGCCATCGGTCTGGCCAAAAAATGGCAAGCGGCCAATCCGACCGGCGTCAAACCGGTAGCAGGGCCGGATGGCTCGATCCGATTCTTGTTTGGTTCTCAGCAACCGAGCATCGTCTGTGCGGTATTGCAGGTCTGCGATATCGAATTGCAGGCCGGTGAGCAGGTCAATTCGATTCATCTGGGCGACCAGGCCCGTTGGCTGGTTGAACCGGCTGTGACAGGGCAGGGGATATCTGAGGTTCAACACCTCATTGTAAAACCGCTCGATGTGGGGTTAGAGACTTCGCTGGTGGTCACGACCAACCGGCGCACCTATCACCTGCGGCTTCGATCTCATCGGCGCGATTTTATGCCCCGCGTGGGTTTTACCTATCCTGAAGATGCACTCGCTAAATGGGATGCGATGAAATCGCGTGAGAGTCATGCACTCGATATCAAACGCTCACGCACGATGCCAGAAACTGGAGAATATCTCGGCAATCTGGATTTTGCGTATTCGGTAGATGGTAGTGCGGCCTGGAAGCCGGTTCGAGTCTATAACGATGGGCAGAAAACGATCATCCAGATGCCAAGCATCATGGCGCAGACGGAAGCACCGACGCTGTTGTTACTGAACAGGGAAGGGGGGTTGTTTCGTGATGATGAAACGGTCATGGTTAATTATCGTTTGCAAGGAGATCGCTATATTGTGGATGCGGTATTTGATCGTGCCATTTTGATTGCCGGAGTAGGGGGCAATCAAAGCCGTGTGATGATCTCACGGGGGAATTGA
- a CDS encoding Tn3 family transposase has product MARMKIFNTPEEEAFESPPVFNSSERKRFFSLPLLLEDSMVNLRTPINKVCFLVVAGYFKARRKFFARQFHHTDIEYVARQIGINPSEVCIESYSKETYARHQRAILSYFGYSPFDEAAKTIIINEIAALIRVQFRPKLVLLEIIQVLTVKKIAIPSYNVLADLIVAALNSHQRTLSKIIEACLTENQRTNLDTLLEKEPSNSTEEGWRYRLTLLKKPNQSTRPAKIRANLADLGTVQTLYLDLMPVVQRLDLSYESIRYYAYSVIKAQIPQVSRRADEDRFLHLIAFIVYQTFKLNDILIDILLSAVQAAVNAAEKEQKEVYFRERDQRNQSFTTLVEQFRQNVQETLSAIRTIVADAKLNDSQKVVLIDGVLNEKSAKPAQVEQQIDEFKQSAVKIQQGQDYFALLETRSLKLQHRVAYIIRQVQFAPNCSKPALWAALCHYQQQDGNVDKSAPVDFLAEDQRAALTATDGKFRVSLYKALFFVEVAETIKSGALNLLHSEKFRSLDEYMIQKADWEANRAEYLQRARLEGFADCKATLKALEKTLDARYKETNQNLIAGNNPCLTIRADGSFHVSTPKQEEVECLSLGTFFPERKYISMLEMLATVDHATNFLDEFEHWQIKYQRARPVKKILFAGIIGYGCDIGHSKLAEISKQIDDGELDNAVNWYFSLQNVQGANDRILRLTNRMSLPNIYRNQSDVLHTSSDGQKIEVAVDSLNANYSYKYLGKDKGVSVVTFIDMRDLMWHSTVISSAEREAAYVIDGLMHNDVIKSDIHSTDTHGYSEVIFASTYLLDFEFAPRIKGVSRQQLYAFKHRKHYEEQGYLILPDHYIRENYFEDQWDDVLRFIATIRLKVTTASQLFKRLNSYSKQHPLYRALKEFGKIPKTLFILKYCDDLQFRQAIEKQLNKVEGSNKFSKAVSFGHNQEFIQSEKEDQEIAEACRRLIKNAAVCWNYLYLSQELASEKNEERRAELIEAIRNGSVATWKHFNLHGEFDFSDERMVDSMGLAVPKNPDWKSD; this is encoded by the coding sequence ATGGCAAGAATGAAAATTTTCAACACCCCGGAGGAGGAAGCATTCGAATCTCCACCGGTGTTCAACAGCTCTGAGCGAAAACGGTTTTTCTCCTTGCCTTTGTTGCTCGAAGATTCAATGGTGAACTTGCGGACGCCTATTAATAAAGTCTGTTTTCTAGTGGTGGCAGGCTACTTCAAGGCACGGCGCAAATTCTTTGCCCGGCAGTTCCACCACACGGATATTGAGTATGTCGCCCGTCAAATAGGCATCAATCCATCTGAGGTTTGCATTGAGTCTTATAGTAAGGAAACCTATGCCCGCCATCAGCGAGCGATCCTGAGCTACTTCGGCTATAGCCCGTTCGACGAAGCAGCGAAGACCATCATTATCAATGAGATTGCCGCTCTGATCCGCGTCCAGTTCCGACCCAAGCTGGTTCTGCTGGAAATCATTCAGGTGCTGACAGTTAAGAAAATTGCGATCCCCAGCTACAATGTGCTGGCCGACCTGATCGTAGCTGCTCTTAATAGCCACCAACGCACCCTCAGCAAAATCATCGAGGCCTGCCTCACGGAAAATCAACGCACCAATCTCGACACTTTGCTGGAAAAAGAACCCAGTAACAGCACCGAAGAGGGTTGGCGTTACCGCCTCACCTTGCTGAAGAAGCCCAACCAATCGACCCGGCCAGCGAAAATTAGAGCCAATTTGGCAGACCTGGGTACCGTGCAGACACTGTATCTTGACCTCATGCCAGTTGTGCAGCGCCTGGACTTGAGCTACGAAAGCATCCGCTACTACGCCTATTCGGTCATCAAGGCCCAGATTCCCCAGGTTTCGCGTCGAGCGGACGAAGACCGCTTCCTGCACCTGATTGCCTTCATCGTGTATCAGACCTTCAAGCTGAACGACATTTTGATTGATATCCTGTTAAGCGCCGTGCAAGCGGCAGTCAATGCCGCAGAGAAAGAACAAAAGGAAGTCTATTTCCGAGAACGCGATCAGCGTAACCAGTCCTTCACCACGCTGGTTGAGCAGTTTCGGCAGAACGTCCAAGAGACACTATCGGCAATCAGGACTATCGTCGCCGATGCGAAACTGAACGACAGCCAGAAAGTTGTTTTGATCGACGGCGTGCTGAATGAGAAATCGGCCAAGCCAGCGCAGGTCGAACAGCAAATCGACGAGTTCAAGCAATCTGCGGTAAAGATTCAGCAGGGCCAAGACTACTTTGCGTTATTGGAAACACGTTCACTAAAATTGCAACATCGCGTTGCCTACATTATCCGCCAGGTGCAGTTTGCGCCGAACTGTAGCAAACCTGCATTGTGGGCTGCATTATGCCATTATCAGCAACAGGACGGCAATGTTGACAAGAGCGCTCCCGTGGACTTTCTGGCCGAGGATCAGCGCGCGGCACTGACCGCTACCGATGGCAAATTTCGCGTTTCGTTGTACAAGGCGCTGTTCTTTGTCGAGGTCGCCGAGACCATCAAGTCCGGTGCGTTGAATCTGTTACACTCTGAAAAATTCCGCTCTCTCGATGAATACATGATCCAGAAGGCGGATTGGGAAGCCAATCGGGCCGAATATCTGCAACGAGCTCGGCTCGAAGGCTTTGCCGACTGCAAGGCCACCTTAAAAGCCCTGGAAAAAACGCTTGATGCCCGTTATAAGGAAACCAACCAGAACTTGATAGCAGGCAATAATCCTTGCCTGACGATACGGGCTGACGGCAGCTTCCATGTCAGCACCCCCAAACAGGAAGAGGTGGAATGCTTGTCTCTTGGAACTTTCTTCCCGGAACGGAAATATATTTCCATGCTTGAGATGTTGGCGACAGTGGATCATGCTACAAATTTTCTCGACGAATTTGAGCATTGGCAGATCAAGTATCAACGAGCCCGGCCAGTCAAGAAGATTCTCTTTGCCGGCATTATCGGTTATGGCTGTGATATTGGCCACAGCAAACTGGCGGAAATTTCCAAGCAAATCGATGATGGCGAGCTGGACAACGCGGTCAACTGGTACTTCTCGCTACAGAACGTCCAGGGCGCCAATGATCGCATCCTGCGATTGACCAATCGGATGAGCCTGCCGAACATCTACCGTAATCAGTCCGATGTGCTGCACACCTCCAGCGATGGGCAGAAAATCGAGGTGGCAGTGGATTCCCTGAACGCCAATTACTCTTACAAATATTTAGGCAAAGACAAGGGCGTTAGTGTGGTGACGTTCATCGACATGCGCGATCTAATGTGGCATTCCACGGTGATCAGCTCCGCTGAACGGGAGGCCGCCTACGTGATCGACGGATTGATGCACAACGACGTCATCAAAAGCGACATACATTCGACCGACACACATGGCTACTCAGAAGTCATATTTGCGTCAACCTATCTCCTGGATTTTGAGTTCGCACCGCGAATCAAGGGCGTTAGTCGGCAGCAACTCTATGCTTTCAAGCACCGAAAACATTACGAGGAACAAGGATACTTGATACTGCCAGACCACTATATTCGAGAAAATTACTTCGAGGATCAATGGGATGATGTTTTGCGCTTTATCGCAACCATCCGATTGAAGGTCACGACCGCCTCACAGCTTTTCAAGCGCCTAAATTCCTACTCCAAGCAGCACCCGCTGTACCGAGCCTTGAAGGAATTCGGGAAGATCCCAAAGACGCTCTTTATTTTAAAATACTGTGACGATCTTCAATTCAGGCAGGCAATCGAAAAACAGCTCAACAAGGTCGAGGGCTCGAACAAATTTTCCAAGGCCGTTTCTTTCGGTCATAACCAGGAGTTCATTCAAAGCGAAAAAGAAGACCAGGAGATTGCCGAAGCTTGCCGACGACTGATCAAGAACGCTGCTGTATGCTGGAATTACCTCTATCTCTCACAGGAGCTTGCATCAGAAAAAAACGAGGAACGCAGGGCGGAACTGATCGAAGCGATTCGTAACGGATCGGTCGCCACCTGGAAGCATTTCAACCTGCACGGTGAGTTCGACTTCTCGGATGAGCGAATGGTCGATTCGATGGGCTTGGCAGTTCCCAAAAATCCGGACTGGAAATCGGACTAA
- a CDS encoding efflux RND transporter periplasmic adaptor subunit → MGLWCRLFKCTRITLAVAIFAGFWWGYTQSQTKTAAISHQTNNFDKKILYYRNPMGLPDTSPIPKKDPMGMDYLPVYEGEESQTDKSLIRISTEKIQKLGVRAEAASMRQLIRTVRAVATIQADEQKLHTQVTKFEGWIQRLYINTTGQAVKKGDMLMDVYSPELITAQQEYLIAEKGLQAVANSDTDTKAAMQRLAKSALQRLRNWDISEIELQHLQRGGVTKEYVTLRSLANGVVLEKPSIEGKRFAPGEVLFQIADLSRVWVLADVFEQDLGLIHPGQKATIRVDAYPEKIFTGKVAFIYPKVTPETRTAIVRIILHNPDGLLKPDMYANVEFASFHNDNKVLTIPDSAVLDTGARRMVLVDLGEGRYEPRTVKLGMHADGFTEVLGGIQAGEFVVVKANFLIDAESNMKAAISNFSHASHNFKTDELMPVSSSKPTTSTTTVHQADGIIKEIASSRSVIKLAHGPVPSLNWPSMTMDFSLKNPSLLSSLKPGQKVIFEFIEESPGAYVITHIYPAAGHNLGPLQEH, encoded by the coding sequence ATGGGACTTTGGTGTCGTTTGTTTAAATGCACCCGTATTACACTGGCAGTCGCGATTTTTGCGGGTTTCTGGTGGGGTTATACACAATCCCAGACGAAAACCGCGGCTATTTCTCACCAAACAAACAACTTTGATAAAAAGATTCTTTATTATCGTAATCCGATGGGACTGCCCGATACTTCTCCCATTCCCAAGAAAGATCCAATGGGGATGGATTATTTGCCTGTTTATGAAGGCGAAGAATCCCAAACTGATAAATCCTTAATCAGGATTAGTACAGAAAAAATTCAAAAATTAGGGGTGCGAGCTGAAGCGGCATCAATGCGCCAGCTTATCCGTACCGTCAGGGCTGTTGCAACGATACAAGCAGATGAACAAAAGTTACATACTCAAGTTACTAAATTTGAAGGATGGATTCAACGTCTTTACATCAATACGACTGGCCAAGCGGTTAAGAAAGGCGATATGTTGATGGATGTTTATAGTCCTGAATTAATTACGGCTCAACAGGAGTATCTTATTGCTGAGAAAGGGTTGCAAGCAGTTGCAAACAGCGATACAGATACCAAGGCTGCTATGCAAAGATTGGCTAAAAGTGCTTTACAGCGTTTGCGTAATTGGGATATCTCTGAAATTGAATTACAGCATTTACAGCGCGGTGGTGTTACCAAAGAGTATGTCACATTAAGATCTTTAGCCAATGGCGTAGTTTTGGAAAAACCTTCCATTGAAGGAAAACGCTTTGCACCTGGAGAAGTGCTTTTTCAAATCGCAGATCTTTCTCGAGTATGGGTGCTGGCAGATGTTTTTGAGCAAGATTTAGGTCTGATTCATCCTGGACAAAAGGCAACCATTAGAGTCGACGCCTATCCAGAAAAAATATTTACTGGAAAAGTTGCTTTTATTTACCCTAAAGTAACGCCTGAGACTCGTACGGCAATCGTACGTATTATCCTTCATAACCCAGATGGCTTACTCAAACCCGATATGTATGCAAACGTAGAGTTTGCTTCATTTCATAATGATAATAAAGTATTAACCATTCCCGATTCGGCAGTACTTGATACAGGCGCGCGTCGGATGGTGTTGGTTGATCTAGGGGAAGGCCGATATGAACCGCGTACGGTGAAGTTGGGTATGCATGCGGATGGTTTTACTGAAGTACTAGGTGGGATTCAAGCCGGTGAATTTGTGGTGGTTAAGGCTAATTTTCTAATTGATGCCGAAAGTAATATGAAAGCGGCGATAAGCAATTTTAGTCATGCTTCACATAATTTCAAAACAGACGAGCTAATGCCCGTCAGTTCAAGTAAGCCTACAACAAGTACAACTACTGTTCATCAAGCGGATGGAATCATTAAAGAAATAGCCTCCTCGCGAAGTGTTATCAAGCTTGCGCATGGCCCAGTCCCTAGCCTTAATTGGCCGTCCATGACTATGGATTTCAGCTTAAAGAATCCTTCATTGCTGAGTTCTTTAAAACCTGGACAGAAGGTAATATTTGAATTTATTGAGGAATCTCCTGGAGCATATGTAATTACTCACATATATCCTGCTGCAGGCCACAATCTCGGCCCTCTCCAAGAACATTAA
- a CDS encoding recombinase family protein, translating to MSTKVTTATRKTVAYLRVSTLDQDLEKNKADILNFANHRDLGKVNFVEEIASGRKPWRERQIAQVLEELQSGDAIIVAELSRLGRSMLECMEILALATRKGICVYSVKGSWQLGHSIQSKIIALAFSMAAEIERDLISQRTKEALRFKKEQGITLGRPKGPGKSKLDIFRPEIEGLLANGSTQRFIAQRYHTTEANFHNWLKKNGLKITKARTPS from the coding sequence ATGTCGACTAAAGTGACTACAGCCACTCGCAAAACGGTCGCTTATCTGCGGGTGTCGACGCTCGACCAGGATCTTGAGAAGAACAAGGCGGATATCCTGAACTTTGCCAACCATCGCGATCTGGGCAAGGTGAATTTTGTTGAAGAGATTGCCTCCGGACGAAAGCCCTGGCGAGAACGTCAAATCGCACAGGTGTTAGAAGAATTGCAGAGTGGTGATGCCATTATTGTGGCCGAACTTTCGAGACTGGGCCGTAGTATGCTCGAATGTATGGAGATTCTGGCGCTCGCTACGCGCAAGGGTATCTGTGTCTATTCGGTGAAGGGAAGCTGGCAACTGGGCCATAGTATCCAGAGCAAGATCATTGCTCTGGCATTCTCGATGGCGGCAGAAATTGAGCGGGATTTGATTTCTCAACGAACCAAGGAAGCTTTGCGCTTTAAAAAGGAACAGGGCATCACGCTGGGTCGACCCAAAGGGCCAGGCAAAAGCAAGCTGGATATTTTTCGGCCGGAAATCGAGGGTCTGTTAGCGAACGGCTCAACGCAGCGGTTCATCGCGCAGCGTTACCACACAACAGAAGCAAACTTTCACAATTGGCTCAAAAAGAATGGGTTGAAGATAACCAAAGCCCGCACGCCATCGTGA